In Halorhabdus rudnickae, the genomic stretch ATTGCAATCGCTTCGAAATGCGCGATCGCTTGCGGGAGGAGGGTGTCGACCTCCGCGTCGGCCCGGAAGACATGGCCGATGCACGCGACGAAATCGAGACCGCCCGCAATCTCGAATGACGGGGTCGCCCGATCGACCGACAGTCCTCGACACGTCCGTGTTATCGAACTTCGCGCACGTCAACCGGGTCGAGCTCTTGGACGATTTGCCCCGGCTGGCCACCGTCGAGGCCGTCCGAACAGAACTCGCCGCGGGTATCGAGACCCATTCCTATCTCGAGCGTGCCGTCGTCACCCTCGATGATGACATTCCAGTGATCACGCCGTCACCCGCCGCCCAAGAGGTAGAACAACATCTCCTGAAACGGCTCGATCCCGGAGAGGCGCAAGCGCTGGCCGTCGCTGACGTCCGAAACGGTACGATCGTGACCGACGACGGCGACGCCCGATCGATCGCTCGCAATCGAGACGTTCCGCTGACCGGCTCGATCGGAGTGCTCGTCCGGTTCGTCGAGGACGACGTCATGTCGGTCGAAGACGCCGACAGATACCTGAAGCGGTGGATCGACGAGGCGGGGTTTCGAGCGCCTGCCCGGGACATCGAGACCTTTCTGGACGGATAACGATCGACGGCAACACGCTGTGACGTCCGCAGTCGCTCCCTCAGCGAGCCGTTTCGTGAACTTCCGGAATTACCCCGCGCTCGCTTACGGTCATCCCGTTCTCAGTCCCGAGTGCACCGTGCGGCGGGCCCCGCTCGCCGACGTGCAAGGAGACGACTGATCCACCGATGACCGACGACACGCACGCTTCGACAGAGGCATCGCTCTCGATGACCGACCGACTCGTCCGCCATCTCCCGCTGCGGCGCCTGGTGATTGCCGCCATCGCACTGTTCGTGCTGGCCGAACCAGCGGCCGCTCAGGGGTCCGGCCAGGCCTTTTGCAACACGCCGATGGCAGACACGATCCAGAACGTCTTCACGCTGATCCAGTTCGGCGGGCCGATGCTCGGTGGCGTCCTCGCGCTCGGCGCGACGGTCGCCCTGCCCTTCGTCCGCCGATCGGACTGGAAGAAGGAGATGAAGGGCATCCGGAATCAGGGCCTGCTCTGGGGCGTCATCGTCGCGCCGCTCGGGACCGAGATCATCACGTTCATCCTGAACAACGTCGTCGCCGGAGGGAGCGCGTGTGCGTTCTGAGCGCCGAGCAGGGCTCCTCGCTATGCTCGCCCTCGTAGCGCTGACTACGCTGGCGGGGTCGGCGCTGGCCGATCCGCCCTCTGAGCCCGACCACGGCGTCAACGAGACGCGCTTTCCGATCCTGTGGTCCGGCGACGAGGATGGCACCGTCCAGACCGTGGAGGATGGCGGGCAGGACGTTGCGCTCCGACAACTCGCCAACGGGACCGACCTACCGCTGAACGCGCCGCCCCGTGACGTCGAGCGCTGGAACGAGGGTGATTTCGGAGAGTTCCCCGAGACGAACCGGAGCGTCTCGATCCAGCCTAGCCACACCGATACGAGCGATGGCGAGTTCGTGAAGGACGCCCACGCAACGCTGTTCGCCATCCAGCCCTCGACGATGCTCCGACTGTCGGCTTCCCGGCAACCGCTGTATGTCGGGCGATCGGGCGAGGTGCTCGCGACCACCGACTATCGCGTGCGCGTTCCCGAAGACGACACCACGGGCGACCGGCAGGTCTACTGGTCACTCGAAGAGCATCGGATCGAAGAGACTCGGTTTACGATCGACGGCGAAACCGTCGCGAGTGACGGCGGGAGCCACACGCCGCGCTTCGCGTTCGACGACCTCGCTGGAGGGTCTCATCGCATTGCGGTCGAGACGGAAGTGTTCGTCCGCCTCGAAAAGCACGTCCGCACGGAGGAGACCGACTGCTGGGAGAACGGCACTACGACGCGCTGTCAGACCGACGTCGATCACAACTACACCTATCCGACGGAGACGGTCACGGTCGAGGACGACCGCCGCGTCGTCGTGGAGGATCTCCAGATCACCGGGAAGCGCGCCGAATATCCGGACGGGAGCAGTGCGCTCGCGGTGACAGCGAACCGGCCCTGGCTGGGATACAGCACGGACCAGGGGAACGTAACGGGGACCTGGCGACTCTACTCGGCGCGCGATCCGTCGTGGGACACCCTCGTTTACGCACAGCAGAACGAATCCACGCAACGGCACTCGCCGCTGCACCCGTTGCAGGTCAACGCGTTCCCGATGGCGACGGGCGCGTCGGCCGCGGAGCCGACCACTCGCGTTCTCGCCACGGACGGCCAGCGTTACGAGGCGCCGACGCTTCCCGAGAACGTCGAGTTGGGTGTCCCGAACGGCACCTACATGGGCAGCCGAACCATCGTCACACGCTTTCCCGAGCAGGTTTCGGAGATCCGCGCCCGAGGATTCATTCGCGGGCGTTCGACGACGGTGGATACCACGGATTTCGACACCGTTCCGATTCACCGGAGCAATTTGACGCTCGCGGTCCGCAACGATTCCGACTCGACGACCAGGATCGAGGTCCGCCTGCGTGACGCGGCGACGGGCGCGCCCATCGACACCGCCGATCGGGACGGCTTCGTCGTGATCGACGGCGAGCGGGTCAACACCACCGACGACGGCACCGCGCTGGTCACGTTCGACGATACTGGAACGTTCGTCTCGGCGCGATACGAACCCGGCGACTGGTGGCACCACGACCGAGGCTACGTCGAGGATAGCGTGACGCTCAGCCTCGGCGGCCCGTCCTTGCAGGTGCTTGCGAACGTTTTCCGGTTCGCGGTTCCGGTGGGCCTGTTCCTGCTGGCGGCGTACCTGATCGACCGGATCACGACCTGGCAACTCTGGCCGCCATGGAGGGGACTGTGACCCGGACGCGGACCGACGACAGCGGTCGCGACCGGGCGGTGGACCTGCGGCCCGCTCTCGGTGTCCTGGCGCTGATCGGTGTCCTCGGCGGGTCCGGTCGCCAGGCCGACGTCCGGCGCATGGGCCTGCTCGACGGCCTCGGCGACATCATCGCCGGCGCGATCCAGGAACTCCTGCGGGTGCTGTTCAGTCCGATCGAGGGCGCGATCGAGGCCCACGGCGACGCCCTGCTGGAGGTCGTCGTCCAGACGCCCCACCCCGACGCCGTGTTCGCGGCGCCCACGAACGGCCCGTGGCCGGCCGTCCACGGCTACTACTGGGAAACGATCGTCCCGCTCTCGCTGTCGCTGTGGGGGCTTGCGATCGGCGTGGTCATCCTGCTGGAATCGACGAGCCACCTGT encodes the following:
- a CDS encoding PIN domain-containing protein, whose translation is MTGSPDRPTVLDTSVLSNFAHVNRVELLDDLPRLATVEAVRTELAAGIETHSYLERAVVTLDDDIPVITPSPAAQEVEQHLLKRLDPGEAQALAVADVRNGTIVTDDGDARSIARNRDVPLTGSIGVLVRFVEDDVMSVEDADRYLKRWIDEAGFRAPARDIETFLDG